AAAGAGCGTTATAAAACTATCAGAAAGTAGGCTTATTTGTGGATCGAGTTCACTTTCGGATAGTTTTATCACGTTCTTTGAtagtttaaataatgaaactcatttgactttacaTTACGTTTCAAATGCTTAACTGCCAATTTCTGCCAGCttttcagatttttaaaatCAGTGGAACTCTTTATTTACACAATTTTTGCGCTAATATTACATATGACCCATAAATACACGAGGAATTCCTTGATAATTCAATGTACGAGCTATTAGAAAAGTCCACGTATTTGTGATCACTCCTCATTCATATTCTTAGGTATGACTTTTCATTCGCTGCATTCGTCAACTAATTgtgtagtaaaaaaaaaaaaaggccaattaaatttaaaaaccatGACAAACGCTTATCAGGGTAGTTTAGAAATGTATAAATCTTAACATTGTGTTTTTTGATTAAATTACGTTTGCAGGCACTGCCGATCACcaacaaaatatttgacaaaattaagGCTTCTGACAAGGACGCCAATCAAAACAAGGAAATCCGATTTACGATAGGTTCTGGGCAAGATTACGTaagtatacatgtgtattatcGATATATTTGGGCgcattaatttttatataactcagcatgatgatgatgataatgatgatattgatggtggtgacgacgacgatgatgatgacaaaaacttcttttttaatttaacaagaaattttgcaactttttatttcaatttattctgCAGCCAGCTTACAAAAAAATGAGAGAAAAGTGAAGTGTTTTCTTTGTAACAATATATGAACGAAAGGgcttttgaatataattttttgaGGAATatgatggaatttattaaattatatcatatttcgGTGTTCAGCCAATCGACAACAATTTGTTCTTTCAGCCTCCGGGCAATCCCGTATACGAAATGCCAGACAGTGGGTTGggtgaaatatatctttttcgTGCTTTGGACTATGAGGCTTTGTATGATGACGGACAGACACAGTTTCTTTTGGAAATCCATGCAAGAGTAAGTCTATGTTTCTGTGTGTTTAATTTGTggatttatataatataacccAAATACGCCCTGACATTCATTAATATTGCAACTTGTAATGGTTTTTAACcagatttataaaatgtaaaaagactcaaagaaaaacaagtttgtcttataaaataattattttttataattatatagttttaaaaaaataaatattgtcatgttaaagaaaatatagccaaaaaaataatttaaggacAACAATGTTGATGCGGCGCTTCGGAAGACATCAACGCAAACTttgacaataaatgttgaaGACAGCGATGATCTTAGCCCAACCTTCTACTATCCTAACTGTAGGCAAGTCCAGGGGCTCGCCAATTCCTGCGTCGTTGCTGCATATTCAGCTTCCATTACGTCAGGAAATACGGTaagttgaaaaataacatacaGAAGAACTAATCGCTAGCATAGTGCAAGTTGAACTACTTTTAAACAAGTGGAAAAATCCTGACTATTCTGTATCAAGTGTTATGATCTAGAAATTCCCAAGTTGAACTTGAGAGGAACAATCTGCATGCGTCAAATATGTCCAAAAATGTGGTGATTTAAAaaactcaattatttttcaGAGCTTCCATTTAATATGGGGTCATGCATGGATCATTGTGAATTAACAAATTAATCAAAGAAACAATTGAGTGAGAAGATCATGTAAATCAACTTAGAATATTATGTTTTAGCAGGCGGAAACAAATCTATTGAGGTCATGTCTGTGATGTTGTTAAATTGGGCATGTGAACGATTTAGCATGGTACCTATAATGAAAGTCAATAGATTTTTATTGGCTAAAATGTTCTTATACCCCGTCCACACAGGGCCCGCTTCTACCACGCTCTAAACTTGGTACCGAAACGTTACCAGACGTAGTATCATCGTGGCAGATCGAGAGAGGGTCTTCATGAACGTTGGTAGGGTCGCGGTAGATTCACGAATATCGTGAACTCCACGACCTCGCCACGCTgattttgaacatgttcaaaGCAAGCGTAGCAGGAGCGTGGCTTAAATAATCGGGGTAATAGCGTTGTAAGAACGTAGTAAGATCGGCATAAGCGTAGAAGCATCGTGGAAGCATCGTGGCATGATCGTAATAACATCGAAGTGCAATCGGTGAATAATTAAACTAGGTTTATACACGCAGACGTCGTGTCTTCCAATCTTAACTCACTGACCAGTCTATCGAAATGTCAAAAACGCAAGACTTCTTTCTGGAGTTAGCCATGGTCAGACCCAGTATCTTTTTTCTCGCCTTCtccttcttaaaataatattttccctCTGATATTCGTCAAGCATCTGCTCATTCCGAAGGAACCCACGTTGTACCAATTATGGCCTGATCATTTTTCAGTCAATTAAAACGCTGTTTGAAATCCCccaatttatataatatacgcATCGAATCGAATCGTGCACTGATCGTGAAGAGAACGTAGTGTGGCCGACAAGAGCGCGGCGATATCGTGGAGCAGTCTTAAAGTCTGTCTACAAACGTAATAGGGTCGTGTACATCAAGTGGTGACAACAAAGTAGAAGCGGAACTGGATCGGTGATGGTCGCGGTGGAAACGTGGAACAAGCGCGAACGCAACGTATCGGAATCGGGGTGGTCGTAGAGAAATCTTAGCACTAGTGTAGATCAGGCGATCCGCGGAGAATACTCATCGATTATCAAGATTTTAACGCCGTCCTCGCTCCGATCTGATCAAATCTTCAGGTCGGGATAAGCGGCACGAGCGTAGTGAGATCGTAGCTCTGTGTGAACTGGGCATAATactaagaatataattttcaggGAGTCTTAACAGTTGTTCCCTTGATCGATGGAACAGAGACCACGCCTGGGACCATTCAGGCTTTCGACTTGGATCGGCTGAATGCCCAAATCAACTTTGTGATTGAGAAAAGTGAGGCTTTTGCATATATcttgtttcagttatttatcTCAAACCTCACAGATTCACTTTTCACATGTTTTTGCTTTCAAATTTGCATGAGTTTATGatataacaaaaagaaaataacttaaaagtgaAATAGTTATACATAAATATCTAGTGTTGGCTTTAATAATATAACTGCAGCTGACTTTATTTGCTGTACACAAATTGAGATGTTTGCATTGCAAATATGAATTAACAGCAAGCTTTGAAGATGCATtctaactcccaaataagatgtaacacatgtaatacaattgttttaatttaccgaaatatatatatatatatatatatatatatatatatatatatatatatatatatatatatatatatatatatatatatatatatatatatatatatcgaaaacaatggttcttatggagGATAGTGTGTTTGTTTCGAAAGAAAGGTGCagtagttgatcactgtaaatcttttaagaCACACCAGcatattaataatgttattacatgtaggtataatattttccataaaatattactcagtaagtagttaaaggtttatcactcaaaatttatgtacatgtatggtatacatgtgtattaattgatttttaatacaGTTTCACTTTAATTTACTTCTACAGCTATCCCCGCCGGTTACGAGAATCGATTTACAATAGCAAGTTGGGGACCTTCAGCGGTAACCGGACTTACGGGTCGCGATGTTTATTCTGCAGCAGTTGCACAAATCTCGCCGATTAATCGACAGGACCTCAGAAGCTTCGATATCATTTTGAGGGTAGGActaatttaaaagttatttttaagttttaatttccTCATTTCTCTTTTATTGGCACGACAGATAATTCCATTTTTGAGGCCAATGTTTATGTCAAACGTGTGCCTATTGTTAagtcatgtgttttttttatataaaacatgccATTTAAAATGATCATGTGATGTCCAAGGTTGGTTATAGGATAATCACTATAGCAACTGTCAATGTTCAGGGTGATTTTGATGTCAgaacatttttaatttctttaatttaggAGTCTTTATGGCGCCTACGTTTTTGTCTCTGAAACTATTTGTGGACCAGTTTATTTGCTGTTTGTATTTGCCCAACAAGATATACCaacattaatacaattgtttcaatttatcgAAAAGGATTAATACATATCCaaatcaatggttcttatgaagtatatcgtgtttattttgaatgaaaggtgcagaaaacacggtatttctaccttatgagacaatagttggTCACTGTACATCTTTCAATGCAGCCAGACAATATTCTTTGCAAACTGACATATACAcgatttaagttaaatatttgaaggaatgttttgtgttttgaataTGCTTACAAAGGAAGCAACATGATAATTCCTGCAAATTTCAGGCCGAGCAAGTTGATGACCCGACCAAATATCAAACAGCTTTGATAAAGACCAAGGTTGAGGCTAACAACGTGAATGATCCCGAGATGTATTCAAACTCGTGCAGCTTCAATGCATACATCTTTGGGGGGAACGATATCGGGGAAACTGTGCGGGCTATAAGCAATGCGCCCAGTCCAGTTGCCTTCCAAATTTTCGTTACTGATCTTGATGTGGTTTGTATTCCCTGATTTTATTGCTTATTCTTTTGCAGGTAGATATTTTCagacaaataaaataatcttaatttttaaattaaatgattaaatggaATGCATCtggtttgttttgttaattttcttccaaagtttcaatttaatatCAGTAAATTGTAAAGCTTTCACCAGAAGGCTATAGCCAATCAATCAAGCTTCCGACTAATTGAAAGTCAGATtccaaggggggggggggcgggacgtaatttcgtttctggcaaacattaagtgaaaaaaatgtttcatggcaaacaaaatggcgtattTGGATTGATAAATACCGATTCTGGGACCATTTTTCCCTGGTAAgttgactttttttataattttgaaaaatgaatgcgTCCAGTGTGTGGGgaaaacatattcttaaaaaaatggtCCCATAATCGGTATTTATCAATCCAaatacgccattttgtttgccatgaaacatctTTTTCACTTAATGTTTGCCAGAAATGAAATAACGTCCTCCCCCTTGGattctataaaataaacatttttttttacaaatgtttagaCTGCCGGCGATGACCAGAGCTTCATTTACGAAATTGTGGGAAACAATGTACCGTTTGGCATTGAACCAGCTGGACCCAACAGGGTTAAAATATACGCAACACAGTCACTGGACAGGGAAACTGTACCCGCGTACTCTTTCACtgcaagttttttttctaatgaatACTTGTACAATTTATTCTGAGAATAAAAATCATTCATTCCAAATCAAAACTAGTATGCtaagcttgatcctgttataaagcTCATGTAAAAATAGGGCCTGATTAAACTATAATAATAGCAATATACTTCTACTAATTATACATTTACTTAAAAGTCACACTTTTGTGTAAACGCATTGGAAGATTTCATGGTATTGTGTCTTCTGTAGGTACGAGTGACTGAAAACCTCCAGTCGGGTGCCCGATCGGCAGAACAGGTCGTGCAGGTGACTGTGTTGGATGTCAATGACAACGACCCTCAATTTCCGAATGGCGGACAAAACTTTCAAGGCAGCATCTTGGAGGGagaacatcatcattatcatcatcattatcatcattaccACCATCATCAGCACCATCATCATGATGATCAGCAGCAGGAGCGGCAGTagcatcatcaccatcatcatgaTGAGCAGTAGCAGGAgcggcatcatcatcatcatcatcatcatcatcatcatcatcatctaccTTAGCAACAAATATCGATATGAATGACAAACACTCACACGTGCCTCCGTGACGCTTATTTCCCACACCGGAAGTTGACGAATGATGTCACGTGGTACGACAGCTTTGACGTCAGTGACTCGGGCTCTTAACAGGCCTATCCTGACACGTAAAGCGTCTAGGCGGatgttgaaacgttttaatCGACAACGGTTACAGCAATGCATCTAGACTTTATTATGTAAACTATATGCATGGCAATTACTTCAGATGTTAATTTTCGGTGTAATAAAAGCAAAGAAATGTTGCTAGTGTTAGCGTTTTTATCGGCATCGAACGGGCCTTTATTCATGAAGACTTGATAAACAGgtcatgttttttttgaaatcatCATTTGAAATGAGCTTATGACTTGTATCAACATCGCCAATACCATAGTTTTCACTATT
Above is a genomic segment from Mya arenaria isolate MELC-2E11 chromosome 2, ASM2691426v1 containing:
- the LOC128241609 gene encoding cadherin-99C-like; amino-acid sequence: MKRMAKHASPLIVCFALLFIGSTQAHVLPTDNEECTPYDPYNGAKRRTNMFNLTIQETDYLADKLQTIILPLHGSGLTFTTPYPPDQGIADTYGIQFYRDTTGYNVIAIDNEINRDGIDAEPNDDLDIIVLNFFCEYTQGTNTFVRLFTVNLLIDDANDNSPEFQDAPYSVSIKEALPITNKIFDKIKASDKDANQNKEIRFTIGSGQDYPPGNPVYEMPDSGLGEIYLFRALDYEALYDDGQTQFLLEIHARDNNVDAALRKTSTQTLTINVEDSDDLSPTFYYPNCRQVQGLANSCVVAAYSASITSGNTGVLTVVPLIDGTETTPGTIQAFDLDRLNAQINFVIEKTIPAGYENRFTIASWGPSAVTGLTGRDVYSAAVAQISPINRQDLRSFDIILRAEQVDDPTKYQTALIKTKVEANNVNDPEMYSNSCSFNAYIFGGNDIGETVRAISNAPSPVAFQIFVTDLDVTAGDDQSFIYEIVGNNVPFGIEPAGPNRVKIYATQSLDRETVPAYSFTVRVTENLQSGARSAEQVVQVTVLDVNDNDPQFPNGGQNFQGSILEGEHHHYHHHYHHYHHHQHHHHDDQQQERQ